In Chitinophaga oryzae, the sequence AGTTTATTTTTTGCGGCGCCGTTATAGACGGCCCATACCGTGGGTATTTCAGCCTGCGGGTACTGGTTGCTGACCGTTTGGGTACGCAGCTGGGAGAGATCGGACTGGTTGCCGCTGTACTCCATTACCAGCACCGTATTACGTGTATCCGGTAACGTTACCGGCAGTTGCACGGTCGTTTCTCCGGGCCGTTGTCTGAAGGTCAGCGTTTGGCCGGTACCGAGGATTTTAACGGATTTCACCTGTGCGTCTACGCCGGGGAGCCGCAGCTGGCGGTTGGCCGGCATCTCCCATACATGCAGGAACAGTTTACCGGGTTTGCTGGTGGTAACGCCCCAGGGCTGTGCCGGCAGGAGTCCGTAGGTAGTGCCGTAGATGCTTTCACCGTACTGCTGCAACCATTTGCCGGTAGCCTTCAGATAGTCGATGGAATACTGCGGCCATTTGCCATCGCCGTCCGGTCCCACGTTGAGCATGAGGTTGCCCCCTTTGGAGGCCACATTGGAGAGGAGGCGTATAATTTCTTTGGGAGATTTAAAATTGAGATCGTGCTGAATGTATCCCCAGGAATCGTTGTGGGTATAGATAGATTCCCATGCGCCGGTGATGGGCACCGGTGGCACTTCGGAGTCGCCGAAATCGCGGTAGTCGCCCAGGCCATGTCCTACCCTGCTGCTGAACAGGCAGTTGGGCTGCAGTAGCCGCAGGCTGTCGATCATCTGTTTGGTTTGCTCAGGCGTGAGGCCGCCCGGCATATCAAACCATACCAGTCCCAGCTGCCCGTAGTTGGTCAGCAGTTCCTTCAGTTGCGGGATGGACTTGGTGCGGTAATACTGCTGGTAGTCCTTCTCTTTGGTTTTGAAGTCCCAGCTGTTGCCGCCGCCATTGGGCTCGTGCCAGTCGAGGAACTGGGAGTAATAGAAGCCGAACCGGATACCGTTATCGCGGCAGGCTTTGGCGAGCGCTTTCATGGGATCTTTGCCGTACGGAGAAGCATCTACGATATCGAAGTCTGTTACTTTGGAGTCGAACATGCTGAACCCTTCGTGGTGCTTGGCGGTGATCACAAGGTATTTTACGCCAGCTTCCCGGGCTATGCCAGCCCACTCTTCCGCGTTAAACCCCTGCGGGTTGAAAGTCTTAGCGACCTCTGCATATTCAGCGGCCGGTGCTTTTGCCCTGTTCATCAGCCATTCGCCGCTAC encodes:
- a CDS encoding alpha-L-fucosidase, producing the protein MKRLVLLLWTVCLYPALFAQDMPDMWTRSGGNNAAHPGLKWFTGAKFGLFIHWGLYAKLGGRWKDSSYYGSGEWLMNRAKAPAAEYAEVAKTFNPQGFNAEEWAGIAREAGVKYLVITAKHHEGFSMFDSKVTDFDIVDASPYGKDPMKALAKACRDNGIRFGFYYSQFLDWHEPNGGGNSWDFKTKEKDYQQYYRTKSIPQLKELLTNYGQLGLVWFDMPGGLTPEQTKQMIDSLRLLQPNCLFSSRVGHGLGDYRDFGDSEVPPVPITGAWESIYTHNDSWGYIQHDLNFKSPKEIIRLLSNVASKGGNLMLNVGPDGDGKWPQYSIDYLKATGKWLQQYGESIYGTTYGLLPAQPWGVTTSKPGKLFLHVWEMPANRQLRLPGVDAQVKSVKILGTGQTLTFRQRPGETTVQLPVTLPDTRNTVLVMEYSGNQSDLSQLRTQTVSNQYPQAEIPTVWAVYNGAAKNKLFTWSHYFGDWKHDNLAYGMITPEDALVFPLDIQDAGDYKIILDYACEKSGASQQGVVTLNGQRLPFLTLFTGESDSHQPLMFIQHAIGNLHVDKPGKHNLTVKPVPGNKKELFRLRKIILQPVK